AATAACCTCGTACAGGATTTCCAAGTCGTGCAAACTCAAACTGGTCATACCCTTCAGCCGACAGGGGATGATCGGAATTTCCGTCCGGACACCACAATACCCCCAGAGCAGATCGAGCAATTCTCCCTGTCCAAGACAGCCGGTATAGTGGAATCCCACATCATAGGCAATCCTGTTCCGTCTGAACTGACGAAGAGCACCTCCGAACTCAGCCTGCCTTTCAACCACTGCCACCTTTCTACCTTTTTTCGACAGCAACACTCCGGCCGTCAACCCGAAATACCACTGCCGACAATGACTACATCAGCTTTCACCCACTTCGCCCTCACAATACATACTCGTTACCCCCATATCATACAGACCTTCGGAAGATCTCAACAACTCCCAAAAGAGTCACCATACGAAAAATCATTGTCAAAAACAACCAAATATGAACTGTACAGCCACAGATAGTAGGATTTTCTGAATCCCCTTTTCCTCATAACAAAAAATTGAACCACCACTTTATAATCCTGCAATGTTTTAAAATAGTCCTGAAAACACAGCTATCATGCTGCCATTTTCAGAATAAAGGTTGGGATCGAAAGCATTTTCTATCACGCAATTGCTGTTTTTTCTTTCAAAGAGCAATTAAAATGATTAAAATAAAATATCAACACTCTTATAATGAACAAAATGACAATCACTTTTCCCCGGTAAGTGTAAGAAAGCGTACTTATACGTACACCATGTACGTGGATGAGTACCCCAGAAGAGATCTGCCCAACCAACTATAAAAAAATGTCCCCATTGCTGGAAAATATTCTCATATCGGGAAACAACTGCAGCCGGATCTCACCGGTCGGAAAAAAAATTACTTTTTCTCCCCTGCCGACATTTATAGTGTTCTTCTGCTTCTCAGCACTCTCTTTTCTCTTTCCTCTCCAGGCCTGTGCAGATGAGATACTCATACTCATGAGCGGTTCACATCCAGCCTATATTGAAGCCACGAGAGGCATCATGTCCGCTCTCAATACAGAAAAAGGTACAGGCGGCCCGAAAACTGTTCTGCAACACAATATTACAGAATTGGTCCTTCAGAACAGTGGAGACAACAACTACTGGAGACAGACAATTATTAATTATCGCCCGACCATGATTATAGCCGTTGGCAAGAGAGCCTTGAAAATTGCCACGGAACTGAAGGATATTCCAATTGTCCATGTCATGGTACCCGGAAGCACCCGACTCCACAACACAAGTGACACAATCAGCGGTGTTTCACTTGAAGTACCACCGCTGACCAGTCTGCAGAAATTACATAAAACTTTTCCTCATATCAAAAAAATCCTGGTTCCCTACAGCCCTGGATACAGCAATGAATTTATCACAAAAGCGAAAGAGGCCGCCAAACTTCTCCATATCACATTGACAACAGTTCCAATTGATTCTTCCCGGGAAGTCCTGACATTCCTCTCTTCCTGGAAAAAGAAAACAGATGCCATATGGATGATTCCCGACCCGACCATCCTGACACGGCAGACCGTTCCCGCCTTTCTCCAGTTCTCTATCAGTAACCGAGCCATCCTGCTTACCTTTGCCGAAAAATATATGAAAACCGGTGCTGGATTTGCAGTTTCTGCTGATATTTTTGACATGGGCAGGGAAGCGGGAACCATGGCCCTTGATATTCTCCGTAAGAATGGGCAAACTGACTATTCCCTGCAGGCTCCTCGCTCCATTCGTACCTATTACAATAGAGAATTGCTGAAAAAACTGGCAACTCTCTCAATAAAAACCGACAATTTATTTTGACACCCGGAAAAATCAAAAAAAAGCTTGAAACGAGCTTTGCAGCCAGGGTGTTTGTGCTTCTTTCCACCGGCATGATTATTGCTGTTATCGGTCTCAACTTTTTTCTTTACAAACTCCAGGAAACCAGGCTCGAAAAACAGATCAAGGTGCAGGGCAAAAGCCTGACCAGGCTCCTGGCACATAATGCGGAACTGGGTGTCTTCTCCGGAAGTGTTAAAATGTTGAAAGCTCCGGTTGAAGCTCTTCTCAGAGAACCGGAAGTAGAGGAAATACGTATTT
The DNA window shown above is from Desulfomarina profundi and carries:
- a CDS encoding ABC transporter substrate-binding protein produces the protein MSPLLENILISGNNCSRISPVGKKITFSPLPTFIVFFCFSALSFLFPLQACADEILILMSGSHPAYIEATRGIMSALNTEKGTGGPKTVLQHNITELVLQNSGDNNYWRQTIINYRPTMIIAVGKRALKIATELKDIPIVHVMVPGSTRLHNTSDTISGVSLEVPPLTSLQKLHKTFPHIKKILVPYSPGYSNEFITKAKEAAKLLHITLTTVPIDSSREVLTFLSSWKKKTDAIWMIPDPTILTRQTVPAFLQFSISNRAILLTFAEKYMKTGAGFAVSADIFDMGREAGTMALDILRKNGQTDYSLQAPRSIRTYYNRELLKKLATLSIKTDNLF